The following proteins are co-located in the Streptomyces bottropensis ATCC 25435 genome:
- a CDS encoding DUF3626 domain-containing protein: MNFHPDRLVGERPILLRMAEDGVYRSQFVTGTSNGGLTAYPGGDRWRWESRIFGGAYDCAAPDERPVYGALNYRHVSVGGAPRFGSSYFRLAAHTLARATFCYPDSSTGPSAFGVASRFALIDLAEADALDALDGHIEAQIHGTVRLDRDVEALVLDPSYRGTAVEADARRLPCPVEWHPGYHLTVEHLRRHPDYRGQEYVDLGAELAANGSVDPRIIGEAASSGHYDPQDLKKVWHCLARFGAPPLARSETPSLVATWPAFRAIQGFWSPRRGEGAGQRAGVW, translated from the coding sequence ATGAACTTCCATCCCGACCGCTTGGTGGGCGAGCGTCCGATCCTTCTCAGGATGGCGGAAGACGGCGTCTACCGCTCGCAGTTCGTGACCGGCACCAGCAACGGCGGTCTGACTGCGTATCCGGGTGGGGACCGGTGGCGCTGGGAGAGCCGTATCTTCGGTGGTGCCTATGACTGCGCCGCACCTGACGAGCGGCCGGTCTACGGCGCGCTGAACTACCGGCACGTATCCGTCGGCGGGGCGCCTCGGTTTGGCTCCTCGTACTTCAGGCTCGCCGCCCACACCCTCGCACGCGCGACGTTCTGCTACCCGGACAGCTCGACCGGCCCTTCGGCGTTCGGTGTCGCGAGCCGTTTTGCTCTGATCGACTTGGCCGAGGCCGACGCGCTGGACGCCTTGGACGGTCACATCGAGGCACAGATCCACGGGACCGTCAGGCTTGACCGTGATGTGGAGGCACTTGTCCTGGATCCCAGCTATCGCGGAACAGCCGTAGAAGCCGATGCCCGCCGGCTTCCGTGCCCTGTCGAATGGCACCCTGGCTACCACCTGACCGTGGAGCATCTGCGGCGCCACCCGGACTACCGCGGACAGGAGTACGTCGACCTGGGCGCCGAGCTCGCGGCCAACGGCAGCGTCGATCCCCGCATTATCGGCGAGGCGGCCTCCTCCGGCCACTACGACCCGCAGGATCTCAAGAAGGTCTGGCACTGCCTGGCGCGCTTCGGCGCGCCGCCCCTTGCCCGCAGTGAAACCCCGAGCCTGGTCGCCACCTGGCCTGCGTTCCGCGCAATTCAGGGGTTCTGGAGTCCCCGCCGAGGTGAAGGTGCAGGTCAGCGGGCTGGAGTCTGGTGA